Proteins from one Plasmodium gaboni strain SY75 chromosome 4, whole genome shotgun sequence genomic window:
- a CDS encoding putative coatomer subunit zeta, which translates to MKSVSIKQLEGIIILDSDGNRIAVKYYNDKLIFKEEKSQNFNCSYESLNYGMDTYNDFKTVEDQKLFEKDITEKIKKLGLNYSNETEILLLNKYVILCLPVNDIVIYIIGDDNDNEIILYEIIETVHQALNNITNNHIGKKQLIDKLDSVYLILDEIADSGIIMETNANVIINRLYMNESDIQEQHTPLNQAISSAKENIIRSLLSGA; encoded by the coding sequence atgaaaagcGTGTCGATAAAGCAGTTAGAAggtataataatattagaTAGTGATGGAAATAGAATTGCagtaaaatattataatgataaattaatatttaaagaaGAGAAATCACAAAATTTTAATTGTAGTTATGAATCATTAAATTATGGTATGGACACTTATAATGATTTTAAAACAGTAGAAGATCAGAAATTATTTGAAAAGGATATAACagaaaagataaaaaaattaggtttaaattattcaaatgaaacagaaatattattattaaataaatatgttatattgTGTTTACCTGTTAATGatattgtaatatatattattggtgatgataatgataatgaaattattttatatgaaattatAGAAACAGTACATCAAgcattaaataatataacaaataatcATATAGGAAAAAAACAACTAATAGATAAATTAGATTCtgtttatttaatattagATGAAATTGCAGATAGTGGTATTATTATGGAAACAAATGCtaatgttattattaatagATTGTATATGAATGAAAGTGATATACAAGAACAACATACACCATTAAATCAAGCCATATCATCAGcaaaagaaaatattataaggAGTTTATTAAGTGGGGCTTga